Proteins from a single region of Streptomyces vinaceus:
- a CDS encoding LamB/YcsF family protein, with protein MIDLNADLGEGFGRWTLTDDEALLSVVTSANVACGFHAGDPSIMRRVCALAAERGVRIGAQVSYRDLAGFGRRSMDVPAAELADEVAYQIGALEVFARAAGSRVSYVKPHGALYNRTVHDPDQAGAVVAGVRMAAGAAGLPVLGLPGSLLLSAAEAAGLAAVPEAFADRAYTAAGTLVPRGEPGAVVHDPDAVVARAVAMAAEGAVSAADGSRVAVAARSLCLHGDTPGAAGLALRVREALAAAGVRVEAFA; from the coding sequence CTGATCGACCTCAACGCCGATCTCGGCGAGGGCTTCGGGCGCTGGACGCTGACCGACGACGAGGCCCTGCTGTCCGTCGTCACGAGCGCCAACGTGGCGTGCGGCTTCCACGCCGGTGATCCGTCCATCATGCGGCGGGTCTGCGCGCTGGCCGCGGAGCGGGGGGTACGGATCGGCGCGCAGGTCTCGTACCGCGATCTGGCGGGCTTCGGGCGGCGCTCGATGGACGTGCCGGCGGCCGAACTGGCCGACGAGGTGGCGTACCAGATCGGGGCGCTGGAGGTCTTCGCCCGTGCGGCCGGCTCCCGGGTGTCGTACGTGAAACCGCACGGGGCGCTGTACAACCGCACGGTCCACGACCCCGACCAGGCCGGCGCCGTCGTCGCCGGGGTGCGCATGGCGGCGGGGGCCGCCGGCCTGCCCGTCCTGGGCCTGCCGGGCTCGCTGCTGCTGTCCGCGGCCGAGGCGGCGGGGCTCGCGGCCGTGCCGGAGGCCTTCGCCGACCGGGCGTACACGGCCGCCGGAACGCTGGTGCCGCGCGGCGAGCCGGGGGCGGTGGTGCACGACCCGGACGCCGTGGTCGCCCGCGCGGTCGCGATGGCGGCCGAGGGCGCGGTGTCCGCCGCCGACGGCTCCCGGGTGGCGGTCGCGGCGCGCTCGCTGTGCCTGCACGGGGACACCCCGGGGGCGGCCGGACTCGCCCTGCGGGTCCGCGAGGCGCTGGCCGCGGCGGGCGTCCGCGTGGAGGCCTTCGCGTGA
- a CDS encoding biotin-dependent carboxyltransferase family protein produces the protein MTGAALEVVRAGALTTVQDLGRPGYAHLGVPRSGALDAGALGLANRLLGNPPEAAALETTLDGVGLRALAPVTVAVTGAPCAVRVSGRAVAWGAPVRLRAGAELEVGRAEPGVRSYVAVRGGFAVPPVLGSRSTDLLSGLGPAVLSAGTVLPVGPAGPDPVRGADALRVPGVPGTRAGLVLPLRPGPRADWFEPASLAALWRAAFRVSPASNRIGLRTEAGPRLERARGGELPSEGMVLGAVQVPPDGLPVVFLADHPVTGGYPVVGVVPPGPALDAAAQARPGVPVRFVRAR, from the coding sequence ATGACGGGGGCCGCGCTGGAGGTCGTCCGGGCGGGGGCGCTGACCACGGTCCAGGACCTGGGCCGGCCCGGGTACGCGCACCTGGGGGTGCCGCGGTCGGGGGCGCTGGACGCGGGCGCCCTCGGGCTGGCCAACCGGCTGCTCGGCAATCCGCCGGAGGCCGCCGCCCTGGAGACCACCCTGGACGGGGTCGGTCTGCGGGCCCTGGCCCCCGTGACGGTGGCGGTCACGGGCGCGCCCTGCGCCGTACGGGTGTCAGGGCGCGCGGTGGCATGGGGAGCCCCGGTACGGCTCCGGGCCGGCGCGGAGCTGGAGGTGGGCCGGGCGGAGCCGGGGGTGCGCAGCTACGTCGCGGTGCGGGGCGGGTTCGCCGTACCGCCGGTCCTGGGCTCCCGCTCGACCGACCTGCTCTCGGGGCTGGGGCCGGCCGTCCTGTCGGCCGGGACGGTCCTGCCGGTGGGCCCGGCCGGTCCGGATCCGGTCCGCGGGGCGGACGCGCTGCGGGTGCCCGGGGTGCCGGGGACGCGGGCCGGACTGGTGCTGCCGTTGCGGCCGGGGCCGCGGGCGGACTGGTTCGAGCCGGCTTCGCTCGCGGCGCTGTGGCGCGCCGCGTTCCGGGTCTCGCCGGCGTCGAACCGCATCGGCCTGCGCACCGAGGCCGGGCCACGGCTGGAGCGCGCCCGCGGCGGCGAGCTTCCGAGCGAGGGCATGGTCCTGGGGGCCGTCCAGGTCCCCCCGGACGGCCTCCCGGTGGTCTTCCTGGCCGACCACCCGGTGACGGGCGGCTACCCGGTGGTGGGCGTGGTCCCTCCGGGCCCGGCGCTCGACGCGGCGGCCCAGGCCCGGCCGGGGGTGCCGGTGAGGTTCGTGCGGGCCCGGTGA
- a CDS encoding RNA polymerase sigma factor: protein MRSPRQETGPPDLTTPDGFAAFYEEHVDAVLGFVTRRVCDAHLAADLTADVFLAAMASAKGYRHHRGVPVAWLFGIARNVLAGHARGRARESGALARLSGRRLLDDEDVAALEERIDAQRAFRVLAERHAALSEPLRAALDLVVVDQLSPAEAAQALGVTQATVRVRLHRARRALRTPGPVHENRLEAVR from the coding sequence GTGCGCAGCCCACGCCAGGAGACCGGACCGCCGGATCTCACCACGCCCGACGGGTTCGCGGCGTTCTACGAGGAACACGTCGACGCCGTCCTCGGGTTCGTCACCCGCCGGGTCTGCGACGCCCATCTGGCGGCGGACCTCACGGCGGACGTCTTCCTCGCCGCGATGGCATCGGCCAAGGGGTACCGGCACCACAGGGGAGTGCCGGTCGCCTGGCTGTTCGGCATCGCCCGCAACGTACTGGCGGGCCACGCCCGCGGCCGGGCCAGGGAGAGCGGCGCCCTGGCCCGGCTCAGCGGCCGCAGGCTCCTCGACGACGAGGACGTGGCCGCGCTGGAGGAGCGGATCGACGCCCAGCGCGCCTTCCGCGTGCTCGCCGAGCGCCATGCGGCGTTGTCCGAGCCGCTGCGCGCGGCCCTCGACCTGGTCGTGGTCGACCAGCTGAGTCCCGCCGAGGCCGCGCAGGCGCTGGGCGTCACCCAGGCGACGGTCCGCGTCCGTTTGCACCGTGCCCGCCGCGCCCTGCGCACGCCGGGCCCCGTCCACGAGAACCGGCTGGAGGCAGTCCGATGA
- a CDS encoding HEAT repeat domain-containing protein has product MFEPVIAPSGTLLGLLQRGRGDGTLHALAAPRAEALAALNQCVVSDPRQDWQVENRSLYYARLYLDLDGPLGAIENHLFSADDLVDDSDHRTGLALSVLGHLASYGRDDALMLLRRYAASGANWAWALDELALRDDDEGLRGLAAPVLARFPAGAEGEARLAAAVRDAYEPRPWCLWEESPDHGDRLRAARQQGSFDRWQRQLTPNGPRPGWGVQAVFDWAADGLRRGTPLHVPAARCLAAVAAPEDRSAILAAAAGAGGEAARATALHHLVLAEPENPAVLDLIEAAGDEPAVAAYERMCGPAAVDRARQWIHRPDALGAAAGALLAARGGPEDTALVLGALRSTVRGSGPDAQRLFALVDGAGRLSIGCAAPVLRHIYRETASSHLRGRAARALASTDPSFAAGFAVECLWDCEETTREVAARHAETADARVAPRLRRLAADPAEEEDVQSAVRSRIAPESAV; this is encoded by the coding sequence ATGTTCGAACCAGTCATAGCGCCAAGCGGCACCCTGCTCGGGCTCCTCCAGCGGGGCCGCGGCGACGGCACGCTGCACGCCCTGGCGGCGCCCCGGGCGGAGGCCCTCGCGGCCCTCAACCAGTGCGTGGTCAGCGACCCGCGCCAGGACTGGCAGGTCGAGAACCGCTCGCTGTACTACGCCCGCCTGTACCTGGACCTCGACGGCCCCCTCGGTGCCATCGAGAACCACCTCTTCAGCGCGGACGACCTCGTCGACGACTCGGACCACCGGACGGGCCTCGCCCTGTCCGTCCTGGGCCACCTGGCCTCGTACGGCCGCGACGACGCCCTCATGCTGCTGCGCCGCTACGCCGCCTCCGGCGCCAACTGGGCCTGGGCCCTCGACGAGCTCGCCCTGCGCGACGACGACGAGGGGCTGCGCGGGCTCGCCGCGCCCGTGCTCGCCAGATTCCCGGCCGGTGCCGAGGGCGAGGCGCGGCTGGCCGCCGCCGTCCGCGACGCCTACGAGCCCCGGCCCTGGTGTCTGTGGGAAGAGTCACCCGACCACGGCGACCGCCTGCGCGCGGCCCGCCAGCAGGGCTCCTTCGACCGCTGGCAGCGCCAGCTCACCCCGAACGGGCCCCGGCCCGGCTGGGGGGTCCAGGCCGTGTTCGACTGGGCCGCCGACGGCCTCCGCCGCGGCACCCCGCTGCACGTGCCCGCCGCGCGCTGCCTCGCCGCCGTGGCCGCGCCCGAGGACCGCTCCGCGATCCTCGCCGCCGCCGCCGGAGCGGGCGGCGAGGCCGCCCGGGCCACCGCCCTGCACCACCTCGTCCTCGCCGAGCCGGAGAACCCGGCCGTACTGGACCTCATCGAAGCCGCCGGTGACGAGCCGGCCGTGGCCGCCTACGAGCGCATGTGCGGCCCCGCCGCCGTCGACCGGGCCCGGCAGTGGATCCACCGCCCCGACGCGCTGGGCGCCGCCGCCGGCGCCCTCCTGGCCGCCCGCGGCGGGCCCGAGGACACCGCACTCGTCCTGGGCGCCCTGCGCTCGACGGTCCGCGGCTCCGGCCCGGACGCCCAGCGGCTGTTCGCCCTGGTCGACGGCGCCGGCCGGCTGTCCATCGGCTGCGCGGCGCCGGTCCTGCGCCACATCTACCGCGAGACGGCCTCGTCCCACCTGCGCGGGCGCGCGGCGCGCGCCCTGGCCAGCACGGACCCCTCCTTCGCGGCGGGCTTCGCCGTCGAATGCCTCTGGGACTGCGAGGAGACCACCCGCGAGGTGGCCGCCCGCCACGCGGAGACGGCCGACGCCCGGGTCGCCCCGCGCCTGCGCCGTCTGGCGGCCGATCCCGCCGAGGAAGAGGACGTCCAGTCGGCGGTACGCAGCAGGATCGCCCCGGAATCGGCCGTGTAG
- a CDS encoding 5-oxoprolinase subunit B family protein, whose product MRPLVVGGEALLIELDSAAEVAALHAELLRRRDAGELGAVRDVVPAARTVLLDGVRGPRALAERIARWEVPPLAETEGPLVTVPVRYDGPDLAEVARLWGVAEREVAGVVGDTVFRVAFCGFAPGFGYLTGLPERFHLSRRATPRTAVPAGSLAFAGEYAGVYPRSSPGGWQLVGTADAVLWDPQREPAALFAPGVRVRFEEASR is encoded by the coding sequence GTGAGGCCGCTGGTGGTGGGCGGCGAGGCGCTGCTGATCGAGCTGGACTCGGCGGCGGAGGTGGCGGCGCTCCACGCCGAGCTGCTGCGGCGTCGGGACGCGGGCGAGCTGGGCGCCGTACGGGACGTGGTGCCCGCGGCGCGGACGGTGCTGCTGGACGGCGTGCGCGGACCGCGCGCGCTGGCGGAGCGCATCGCGCGCTGGGAGGTGCCGCCGCTCGCGGAGACCGAGGGGCCGCTGGTCACGGTCCCGGTGCGGTACGACGGGCCGGACCTGGCGGAGGTGGCCCGGCTGTGGGGGGTCGCGGAGCGGGAGGTCGCCGGGGTCGTCGGGGACACCGTCTTCCGGGTGGCCTTCTGCGGGTTCGCGCCGGGCTTCGGCTACCTGACGGGGCTTCCGGAGCGCTTCCACCTCTCCCGGCGGGCGACACCCCGTACGGCCGTGCCGGCGGGCTCGCTGGCCTTCGCCGGCGAGTACGCCGGGGTGTACCCGCGCTCCTCCCCCGGCGGCTGGCAGCTGGTCGGGACGGCCGACGCGGTGCTGTGGGACCCGCAGCGGGAGCCGGCGGCGCTGTTCGCGCCGGGGGTACGGGTGCGGTTCGAGGAGGCGTCGCGATGA
- a CDS encoding nitrate- and nitrite sensing domain-containing protein, with translation MALLLVPLVSLTALWGFATVLTGRQAVELLDVAYVIDKVGYPVEDVVRVIQKERRQSLVVLGDPRASTATAELAKRRAATDELVDRIGKNAKDPEVSDELAPAAAQRLDSILDAFHGIGALRRSVDQNTLDPSQALELYSRLVDPCYDFLMNLHALENVEMDKQGRALVGITRAREALSREDAVVAAALAARNVTPADVRHVSDFAANRALLYEFNLAILPSDDREQFEQYWGGPDTKPLRDLEERFVAGGPGKNPRITAAQWDEAAGKVLDDLATMGTAAGDRYQKRVEPVAMDVLVQAAIAGVLGFIALVFSVVLSVRIGRDLVRDLSRLRKEAHEVSGVRLPAVMRRLAAGEHVDVETEAPRLEYEKDEVGQVGQALNTLQRAAVEAAVKQAELRRGVSEVFVNLARRNQVLLHRQLTLLDTMERRTEDAEELADLFRLDHMTTRMRRHAEGLVILSGAAPSRQWRKPVQLMDVVRAAVAEVEDYERIEVRRLPRLGIAGPAVADVTHLVAELLENATVFSPPHTAVQVHGERVANGFTLEIHDRGLGMNPEALLDANLRLAETPEFELSDTDRLGLFVVSRLAQRHAVKVVLQPSPYGGTTAVVFLPAALLTEAPETNGTGLRLGDGKGGRPGLGTKNRQGPARPAPAAMERAPAGRTLAAPELRGPVELEAPLGALGLDGLDDPAPLDELTTGIAGLTGVGGRPAMATLDDETPPNGTPRSALLGLRPADRAPHTDRKGGQERKGGKDREPLAPTGPVRLDSHRTDPVRGARSDASRSQGGAVPLPRRRPTPTLVAEHGRRVEPRPVSAVPGPGAEPEHSAKGPGGLPKRVRQANLAPQLKNAQASAPADAAADQVVHRDAEEVRTRMSALQRGWTAGRTQQAQQQSAAGAGTSAATGDGYENEGDGR, from the coding sequence GTGGCGTTGCTCCTTGTGCCGCTCGTCTCCCTCACCGCCCTCTGGGGCTTCGCGACCGTGCTCACCGGGCGCCAGGCCGTCGAACTCCTCGACGTCGCCTACGTCATCGACAAGGTCGGCTACCCCGTCGAGGACGTCGTCCGCGTCATCCAGAAGGAGCGCCGCCAGAGCCTCGTCGTCCTCGGCGACCCGCGCGCCTCCACCGCGACCGCCGAACTCGCCAAGCGCCGCGCCGCCACCGACGAGCTCGTGGACCGCATCGGCAAGAACGCCAAGGACCCCGAGGTCTCGGACGAACTCGCCCCGGCGGCCGCCCAGCGCCTCGACTCCATCCTCGACGCCTTCCACGGCATCGGCGCCCTGCGCCGCTCCGTCGACCAGAACACCCTCGACCCGAGCCAGGCGCTGGAGCTCTACAGCCGTCTCGTCGACCCCTGCTACGACTTCCTCATGAACCTCCACGCCCTGGAGAACGTGGAGATGGACAAGCAGGGCCGCGCCCTGGTCGGCATCACCCGCGCCCGCGAGGCACTCTCGCGCGAGGACGCCGTCGTGGCCGCCGCCCTCGCGGCCCGCAACGTGACCCCCGCCGACGTCCGGCACGTCTCCGACTTTGCCGCGAACCGCGCCCTGCTCTACGAGTTCAACCTCGCGATCCTCCCGTCCGACGACCGCGAGCAGTTCGAGCAGTACTGGGGTGGCCCCGACACCAAGCCGCTGCGCGACCTGGAGGAACGGTTCGTCGCCGGCGGTCCCGGCAAGAACCCGCGCATCACCGCCGCCCAGTGGGACGAGGCCGCGGGCAAGGTCCTCGACGACCTCGCCACCATGGGCACCGCCGCGGGCGACCGCTACCAGAAGCGCGTCGAACCCGTCGCCATGGACGTCCTCGTCCAGGCGGCCATCGCCGGCGTCCTCGGCTTCATCGCCCTCGTCTTCTCCGTCGTCCTCTCCGTGCGCATCGGCCGCGACCTGGTCCGCGACCTGTCCCGGCTCCGCAAGGAGGCCCACGAGGTCTCCGGCGTCCGGCTGCCCGCCGTCATGCGCCGCCTCGCCGCCGGCGAACACGTCGACGTCGAGACCGAGGCCCCGCGCCTGGAGTACGAGAAGGACGAGGTCGGCCAGGTCGGCCAGGCCCTCAACACCCTCCAGCGCGCCGCCGTCGAAGCCGCCGTCAAGCAGGCCGAGCTCCGCCGGGGCGTCTCCGAGGTGTTCGTCAACCTCGCCCGCCGCAACCAGGTCCTTCTGCACCGCCAGCTGACCCTGCTCGACACCATGGAGCGGCGCACCGAGGACGCCGAGGAACTCGCCGACCTCTTCCGCCTCGACCACATGACCACCCGCATGCGCCGTCACGCCGAGGGCCTCGTGATCCTCTCCGGCGCGGCCCCCTCCCGCCAGTGGCGCAAGCCCGTCCAGCTCATGGACGTCGTACGGGCCGCCGTCGCCGAGGTCGAGGACTACGAGCGCATCGAGGTGCGCAGGCTGCCGCGGCTCGGCATCGCCGGCCCCGCCGTCGCCGACGTCACCCACCTCGTCGCCGAACTCCTGGAGAACGCCACCGTGTTCTCCCCGCCGCACACCGCCGTCCAGGTCCACGGCGAACGCGTCGCCAACGGCTTCACCCTCGAAATCCACGACCGCGGCCTCGGCATGAACCCGGAGGCCCTGCTCGACGCGAACCTCCGGCTCGCCGAGACCCCCGAGTTCGAACTCTCCGACACCGACCGCCTCGGCCTGTTCGTCGTCAGCCGCCTCGCGCAGCGCCACGCCGTCAAGGTCGTCCTCCAGCCCAGCCCGTACGGCGGCACCACCGCCGTGGTGTTCCTCCCGGCGGCCCTGCTCACCGAGGCCCCCGAGACCAACGGCACCGGCCTGCGCCTGGGCGACGGCAAGGGCGGCCGGCCCGGCCTCGGCACCAAGAACCGGCAGGGCCCCGCCCGGCCCGCCCCGGCCGCCATGGAGCGCGCCCCGGCAGGCCGCACGCTCGCCGCCCCCGAACTGCGCGGTCCGGTGGAACTGGAGGCCCCGCTCGGCGCCCTCGGGCTGGACGGGCTCGACGACCCGGCCCCCCTCGACGAGCTCACCACCGGGATCGCCGGCCTCACCGGCGTCGGCGGCCGCCCCGCCATGGCCACCCTCGACGACGAGACCCCGCCGAACGGCACCCCGCGCAGCGCGCTGCTGGGGCTTCGCCCCGCGGACCGGGCCCCGCACACCGACCGCAAGGGCGGCCAGGAGCGCAAGGGCGGCAAGGACCGCGAGCCGCTGGCCCCCACCGGCCCGGTCCGCCTCGACAGCCACCGCACCGATCCGGTCCGCGGCGCCCGCTCCGACGCGTCCCGCTCCCAGGGCGGCGCCGTACCGCTGCCGCGCCGCAGGCCCACCCCGACCCTGGTCGCCGAGCACGGCCGCCGCGTGGAGCCCCGCCCGGTCAGCGCGGTCCCCGGGCCCGGGGCGGAGCCGGAGCACAGCGCCAAGGGCCCCGGCGGGCTGCCCAAGCGCGTCCGCCAGGCCAACCTGGCGCCCCAGCTGAAGAACGCCCAGGCGTCCGCACCCGCCGACGCCGCCGCGGACCAGGTGGTCCACCGCGACGCCGAAGAGGTCCGTACGCGCATGTCCGCACTCCAGCGCGGCTGGACGGCGGGCCGCACCCAGCAAGCACAGCAGCAGTCCGCAGCCGGGGCAGGCACTTCCGCCGCCACAGGTGACGGATACGAGAACGAGGGGGACGGTCGATGA